The following coding sequences are from one Canis lupus baileyi chromosome 23, mCanLup2.hap1, whole genome shotgun sequence window:
- the LOC140615355 gene encoding membrane-spanning 4-domains subfamily A member 4A-like, producing the protein MDLQQRDPAIHQGQTGPGSLPQEAQRNLQNFLKGQPVIIGVSQIMIGLMNICLWIMVKVFLSFHKLHLFLEDTVYTFIFLLGPTFLITSGTVSIVSGMKTTKQMIYGNIGTNTVAAILTGVSLIIVAFRIAISLYFLPSTSIRYFMIGIMSMKLILIILGLILSVLLSAFGCSAVCCGTTSVVVDLSSNECELPISALYHNYDDVAFQPT; encoded by the exons ATGGACCTTCAGCAGAGGGATCCAGCTATCCACCAGGGCCAAACTGGGCCAGGGTCTCTGcctcaggaggcacagagaaacctGCAGAATTTCCTAAAGGGACAGCCAGTTATTATTGGG GTGAGCCAAATCATGATTGGCCTAATGAATATTTGCCTGTGGATTATGGTAAAAGTCTTCCTTTCATTCCATAAACTACATCTATTCCTAGAGGATACTGTATAtaccttcattttccttttgggaCCAACTTTT TTAATCACATCCGGAACTGTGTCTATTGTGTCTGGGATGAAGACAACAAAACAGATG ATCTATGGCAACATTGGAACAAACACTGTGGCCGCCATATTGACAGGAGTGTCCCTAATAATCGTTGCATTCAGAATAGCCATATCCCTTTACTTCCTACCAAGCACATCAATTCGTTATTTCATGATT GGGATTATGAGTATGAAGCTTATCCTCATCATCCTCGGACTCATCCTCTCAGTGTTGCTTTCTGCGTTTGGATGCAGCGCGGTCTGCTGTGGTACGACCTCG GTGGTTGTCGACTTATCCTCCAATGAGTGTGAACTTCCCATATCTGCTCTTTATCATAATTATGATGATGTGGCTTTCCAACCCACTTAG